GGCTCTGCGCCCACACCACCACCACCCGCGGCCGGACCCGGCGCACGGCGCTGGCAAGCGCCGTCCAGGGCAGGGCCGGGCCGAGGTGCACGCTGTCCAACCCGCGCTCGCGCAGGGCCGCCGCGAGCGCGTGCAGGCCGAGGCAGTGCGACTCCTGCTCGGCCCCGGCGAGCAGGACGCGACCCGCCCGCCGCGCCGGACCCGGCTCGCGCGCCAGCACGTCCAGACCGCAGCGGACGCCCTCGGCGAAGGCGTGTTCGACGGCCACCTCGGCGGCGCTGCGGCCGGGCAGCGCACCGAGCAGGGGCGCGCAGACCCGCTCCCACAGCGGCGTCACGCCCCACCGGTCCGCCGCCTCCACGATCAGCGCGGCGACCCGGCCGTCGTCCAGGTCCTCCGCGGCGAGCGTGAGCCGCTTGCGCGCGTCCTCGACGGCCTCGGCCGGCATCGGCCCGGTCCTCCCCACCAGACGAACCCTCCCGGTAGACGGTCTCTACCGGGAGGGTTCGTCGGAACGGGGCGGTCTGGATGCACCGGCCCGTCGGGTCAGCGGGCCTCGCGGGCCTGGCGTACGGCGGCGGTCAGCCGCGGCTTCATCCACCGCGCCACCGGCCGCTCGACGAACCGGTGGATCAGCCACGCGGCGAGCAGCAGGCCGGCGAAGACCGCACCGATCAGCAGCCACGGGGACAGGTGGTCCTGGGCGCGCTGGATCAACGCGATCCCGAGCGTCTGGTGGATGAGGTAGAGCGGGTAGGTCAGCGCGCCCGCCGTGGCCACCCAGGACCAGCGGACCCAGCCGAACCGGCCGAGGGCGACGGCCGCCATGAGGGCGAGGAAGAACACGACGATCACAGCGGACGGCAGGTAGCCGACCTCGCGGGCCCGGGCGAGGCCGGGCAGGCGGGTGAGCGCGACCAGGCCGGAGAGCCCGACGATGGACCAGAGCAGCAGGTTCGGGCCGAAGCGGTGGATGAGGTAGAGCGCGACGCCGGCGATGAAGTAGCTGGAGTGGTTCGCGGCGGTCACCTGGATGAGCCACGTGTTGCCGAACTTCGGTACGACGAGCGAGCCGATGGTCCAGAGGGCACAGAAGGCGACCACGCCGCGGTAGCTCAGCCCACGGGCGACCAGGATCGCGAAGAGCAGGTAGAAGATCATCTCGACGGTGAGCGTCCAGTAGGACAGGTCGAGGTGACCGATGCCGAGGAAGTCCTGCATCATCGTCAGGTTGCCCAGCACCTGACGCGGTTCGGGTCGGCCCTCCCGCGGCACCAGCAGGAGCACCCCGGTGGCCAACAGGACCGCGAACCAGTACGCCGGGTAGAGCCGCACCACCCGGGAGACGAAGAAGTCGCCGACCGTGCGGCCCCACGCGCTCATGCAGATCACGAAGCCGCTGATGATGAAGAACAGCTGCACGCCGAGGAAGCCGTACTTGGCCACGGCGTGCACCGGCCCGAAGATCGCCCCCGCCGACGGGTCCTGCCACGCGCCGAGCTTGTCCCCGACGAGGTGGTACGCGACCACCATGACCGCCGCGCCGAGGCGCAGCCCGTCCAGGACCAGCAGCCGCGGCCGGCGCGGGGCGGGCGTCTCGGCGGCGGGCGCCGGGACGGCCGGTTCGACAGGCGGGCCGGGGTGGGCCGGATCCGGCGCTGAAACCGGTGCGAGGCGGTGGTCCGTCGCCTGCGTCATCGACGTCTCCTGGGGAGGGGGGTGGTGGGGGGTGGCCGGTTCGACGGGCCGGCTCATGCCGGTACGCGCTCCGGCAAGATCGACGCCGGCCGCTCCGCGGCGCGTCGCCGGTGCCACAGCCAGAGCCCGGCGAGCGCGAAGAGTACCAGTGTGGAGCCGACGTAGGCATCGAGTGCCAGCGCCTGCGCCGCACCCTCCAACTTGCCCGACTTCCAGATCAGGCCGAGCGGGATGACCTCACCGGTGCGGATGCGCCCCGGCCACATGAGGTACGGCAGCACGGCCGCCACCGCGACCACGCCGGCGAGCACGCGCGCCGCACCACCGGCACGTCGCACCACGTCGACGAGCACCAGCACCATCGGGCCGATCCAGAGCCAGTAGTGCGACCAACTCACCGGCGAGACGACGAGCATGGTCAGGCCCACCACGACCATCGCCATGGTCTCCTCACCCTGCCGCTGGAGCGCGACGGCCAGGGAGAGCGCGGCCACCGCGACCACGACGACGGAGATCAGCCACCAGATGTTGTTCGGCTCGTTGATGTCGAGCACGCGGGCGACGGCGCCCTGGAGAGACTGGTTGCCGCCGTAGCGCGGGCCCAGCGTCATCAGCACCCGGCTGGAGTCGAACGCCCGGCCGGTGAGCCAGTAGTCGTACGAGCCGCCCGGCTGGATGATCACGCCCAGCAGGGTGAGCCCGGCGAAGGTGGCCGACGCCACGACGGCCGCCCGGATCCGCCGGGTCAGCAGCAGGTAGACCACGAACAGGCCGGGCAGCAGCTTGACCGCGGTGGCCGCGCCCACGCCGATGCCCTTGAACCGGCTCCGGTCCGGCCGGGAGAGGTCCGCCACGACCAGCAGCAGCACGAAGATGTTGATCTGGCCGAGGCTGAGGTTGCGTTGCAGCGGCTCGGTCCAGAGCAGCAGGGCGAGCGCCGCGGCGGCCAGGCCCAACCGGCCGCGGACCCCACGGTGACCGAGCATGCCGGTGGTGAGATAGAGCGCGCCGAGCATGGCCAGCAGCCCCAGGGCGTTCCACCCGTACAGGGCCGTGCGGGGGTCGAGCCAGGTCAGCGGCGTGATGAACGGCAGCGTCACCGGCGGGTAGGTGTAGGGCAGATTGAGCGAGGTGTAGCCGAGCTGGTAGACCGGCTCGCCGTCCAGGAAGGCGTGCGCGGCGCCCAGGTACATCCTGAAGTCGATTTTGATCAGCGGATGGGCGCGCACGAACGCGGCGTATGCCGCGACTGACCCCACAAGCGCCACCAGGCCCGGAACGAGCATCCAGTTCGGGAGGGTGACCTGCGGCGGCGCCGGGCGATCGGGTGGGGTCTCGGTGGCCAGCCGGCGGATACGCTGGATGATCATAGTGGCTTGGATCGTAGCCTAGGCCGGACGGCGCGGGGTACCGCCGTTCGGCCGCTGCGGACGGCCTCGGTCCGGGAAGGTGACCACCCGGCGGGCGCCCCCGCCGCGCCAGCCGCCCCAGCGCCGCGGGCGCCTCGGACAGCGGCACCGTGCCGCTGACGAGCGGGGTCGTCTCCCGGGATCTGCTGCGCGGTCACCCGAAGATCGGCGGCCACCCGGCCTGATCAGCCGGTCAGCGCGTTCAGGGCCAGGTCGACGTCCGCCTCGGTGGTGTAGAGGTGGAACGAGGCGCGCACCCGACCGGCCCGGACCGCCGCCCGCACCCCGGCCCGGGCCAGTTTCTCCTGCGCGCCCGCCACCTCGACGGTGACGATCGCGCTGTCACCGGGCGGGCGGCCCAACCCGGTCAGGAAGCGGTTGGCAAGCGCCACGTCGTGGTCGCGCACCTCCGCCAGGTCCAGGTCGGCGAGCAGCTCCAGCACCGGGGCCGCACCGGCGTAGCACAGCCAGGACGGGGAGATGTCGAACCGCCGGGCGTCGTCGGCCAACCGCATCGGCGTGCCGTAGTAGGAGGCGTGCGGGTCCTGGCCGGCGTACCAGCCGGCGGCGTCCGGGCGCATCCGCTCGCGCAGCGCCGGCGCCAGGTAGGCGAAGGCCGAGCCGCGCGGCGCCATCAACCACTTGTACGCCCCGACCAGCACCGCGTCCGCCCGGTCCGCCGCGAACGGCAGCCAGCCGCACGCCTGGGTGGCGTCGACCACCACGAGCGCGCCGTGCGCCCGGGCCGCCGCGACGATCTCGTCGTACGCCGCGACCGTGCCGTCGGCGGACTGCACCACGCTGAACGCCACCACGTCGGTGCCGGCGTCGATCGCGTCGACAAGCCCGGCCAGCGGGACGGTGCGCACCCGCACGCCCCGCTCCTCCTGCACCAGCCAGGGGAAGAGGATCGAGGTGAACTCGCCCTCCGGCACCACCACCGTGGCGCCGGGTGGCAGCGCCGCCGCGATCGGCGCGGCCATCTGCGACACGGTTGCGCCGATGCTCACGTCGGCGGCGTCGACGCCGACCAGCCGGGCGAACGCGGCCCGGGACCGGTCGACCGAGGTGTCCCACACCTCGAACGACACCCCACCGGTGCGCCATTCGGCGAGCACCTGCTGCACGGCATCCCACACCGGGTCGGGCGGCAACCCGTAGGTGGCGGTGTTCAACCAACCCGGCTCCGGCTGCCACAACTTCTGTGCCTGCTCCAACTCCATGCGCCGACGCTAGCCGGAGTCGCCGGTCTTCGTGGACCGCCAATCCCACCCCCGTGGCCCACCGCCCTCCCGCCGTTCCCACCGCACCACCGCGCGTGATCCACACCACCTCGGCGAGATGGCGGTATCGGACGGCCCGGATACCGCCACCTCGGCGTAATGGAGTCGATCATGGGCCGGATACCGCCGCCTCGGCGTAGTGGCGCGTCGAGGCACGGTCTCCGGGCGCGGCCGGGAGGAGGCAGGACCGAAACGCGCCGGACCACATCGGACCGCAGGAAGACCACCGGAGGTCGCGTACCTACCGACCGGGCCGGCTCAGTCGGGCGCGGGCAGGTCCGCGAGCGTCGTCGCCATCTCCGTGCCGGCTCAGTCGGGCGCGGGCAGGTCCGCGAGCGCCGTCGCCATCTCCGCCCGGACCCGGGACAACGGCCAGCCGGCCAGTTCGGGCAGGCCGTGCCGGTCCCGCAACCGCCGCACCGCCGCCATGCCGACCAGGTAGCCGCAGCGCCGGGGCAGGTCGCCGCGCAGCGGCGAGTCCCGCATGAGGAAGTACGCCGCGTGGCGGTCCGGGTCGGTCGCGTCGAGGTCGGCGCGCACCCGGCCCAGGATCTCCGGCCAGCGGCGGCGGCACTCGTCGAGCCACCACCGCTGGTCGGGCCGGCCGAACCAGAGGTACGCCTCCAGCGGGCGACCGGGATCGAGTTCGGCGGTGACCTGGGTGGCCAGCCCTTCGGCGAAGAGCTGGTTCGCCACCCCGTGCGGCGGCCAGTCGCGGATCCCGGCCCGCCGGTCGTGCACCACGTGCGCGACCTCGTGCCGCACCAGCAGCCCGTCGTCGTCCGGCGGGCCGAGGCGTTCCACGGCGAGGAAGAGCGCGAACCGGCCGCCCAGGTCGTCGGCCCAGCCGTTGGCGCGGTGCAGCCCGACGAGCACCACGCACTCGACCGGTCCGCCCTCGCCGGACCAGCCGAGCGCGCCGGCCGCGTCCGCGACGCCGGCGGGCAGCAGGTCGCGTACCGCCTCGGCGCGTGCGGCCAGGTCGGCGACCCGGTCGCGGAGCCCGGCCACGGCGGCGGTCACGTCGGCCGGGTCGGACCAGTCGCCGTCGCGGTCGAGCACCCGGAAAACGCCGGGGTGCCGGGCCAGGTAGCCGGATCGCCACCGCTGGGGCCAACTGTCGGCCGGCGCGGACCGGCATGCCCGCAGGCAGGCCAGCGCGTCGGGGACCAGGTCACGGACGTGCAGCAGGTGATCGGGCGGCATCCTCGCGATGCTGCCCGATCACCGACCGGGCCGCACGGTCAGCTCACGTTGGCCGGGCCCAGGACGCTCTTCAGGTCGCCCATCAGCGCGGTGGTCGCGGCGACCCGGAACGGGCCGAGCCGCAGCGTGGTGGTCTTGCCGCCGTTGAGCAGCTTGACGTGCACCTCGGTGTCGCCGGGGTGCAGCACCAGGGTCTCCTTGAGCCGTTCGACGAGCGGCGGGGTGCAGCGGTGCACCGGGATGGTGAGCGTGACCGGCTTGTTGGCCGGGTTGCTCGTCACGTCCGGCATGGACATGTCCATCGCCATGATGCGGGGGGTGTCGTCGCGGCGGTCCACCCGGCCCTTCACCACGACGATCGCGTCCTCGGCGATGTACTGCCCGATCACCTCGTAGGTGTTGGGGAAGAACAGCGTCTCCACCCCGCCGGCGAGGTCCTCCAGGGTGGCCGAGGCCCAGGCCCGGCCCTGCTTGGTGACCCGGCGTTGCACGCCGGAGAGGATGCCGGCGAGCGTGACCACCGCGCCGTCGGGCACGGTGCCCTCCTCCGACAGCGCGGCGATGGTGGTGTCGGCCGCCGCGCCGAGCACGTGCTCCAGGCCGAACAGCGGGTGGTCGGAGACGTACAGGCCGAGCATCTCGCGCTCGAACGCCAGCTTGTCGCGCTTGTCCCACTCCCCCTCGCCGATGACCGGCATGACCGTGGTGCTGCCGCCGGCGTCGGTGTCACCGAAGCCGGCGCCGAAGAGGTCGTACTGGCCGACCGCCTCCTTGCGCTTGACGTCGGCGTACGCGTCGATGGCGTCGGCGTGCACCGCGAGCAGGCCCTTGCGCGGGTGGCCGAGCGAGTCGAACGCGCCGGCCTTGATCAGCGATTCGATCGTCTTCTTGTTGCAGGCCACCGCGTCGACCTTGGACAGGAAGTCGTAGAAGTCGGCGTACTCGCCCTTCTCGTCGCGGCACCGCATGATCGACGCGACCACGTTCGCGCCGACGTTGCGCACCGCGCCGAGGCCGAAGCGGATCTCCTTGCCGACCGGGGTGAACGGGCCGGCGGAGGTGTTCACGTCCGGCGGGAGGACCTGGATCCGCATCCGGCGGCACTCGGACAGGTAGAGCGCCATCTTGTCCTTGTCGTCGCCGACGGAGGTGAGCAGCGCCGCCATGTATTCCGCCGGGTAGTGCGCCTTGAGGTAGGCGGTCCAGTAGGAGACCAGCCCGTACGCGGCGGAGTGGGCCTTGTTGAACGCGTAGCCGGCGAACGGCACCAGGACGTCCCACACGGCCTGGATGGCGTCGTCGGGGTAGCCGTTCGCGCGGCAGCCGTCCCGGAACGGGACGAACTCCTTGTCCAGGATCTCCTTCTTCTTCTTGCCCATCGCCCGGCGCAGCAGGTCGGCCTGGCCGAGCGTGTAGCCGGCGAGGATCTGCGCGGCGCGCTGCACCTGCTCCTGGTAGACGATCAGGCCGTAGGTGGGGGCGAGGATCTCGCGCAGCGGCTCCTCGAGCGCCGGGTGGATCGGGGTGATCTCCTGGAGCCCGTTCTTACGCAGCGCGTAGTTGGTGTGCGAGTCGACGCCCATCGGGCCGGGCCGGTAGAGCGCCAGCACTGCCGAGATGTCCTCGAAGTTGTCCGGCTTCATCATCCGCAGCAGCGAGCGCATCGGCCCGCCGTCGAGCTGGAACACGCCGAGCGTGTCGCCGCGGGCGAGCAGGTCGTACGCGGGCTTGTCGTCGAGCGGCAGGGCGAGCAGGTCCAACTCGGTGCCGTGGTTGAGCCCGATGTTCTTCACCGCGTCGTCGATGATGGTCAGGTTGCGCAGGCCGAGGAAGTCCATCTTCAGCAGCCCGAGCGACTCGCACGTCGGGTAGTCGAACTGCGTGATGATGACGCCGTCGGCGTCGCGCCGCATCAGCGGGATGTGCTCGATGATCGGCTCGGCGGACATGATCACGCCGGCCGCGTGCACGCCGGTCTGCCGGATCAGCCCCTCGATGCCCTTGGCGGTCTCGATGACCTTCTTGACGTCCGGGTCGGAGTCGTAGAGGCCCCGGATCTCGCCGGCCTCGGCGTAGCGCGGGTGCTTCGGGTCGAAGATGCCGGACAGCGGGATGTCCTTGCCCATCACCGCCGGCGGCATGGCCTTGGTGATCCGGTCGCCGACCGCGTACGGGAAACCCAGCACCCGGGCCGAGTCCTTGATCGCGGCCTTCGCCTTGATCGTGCCGAACGTGGCGATCTGCGCGACCTTGTCCTCGCCCCACTTGTCGGTCACGTACTTGATGACCTCGCCGCGCCGACGCTCGTCGAAGTCGATGTCGACATCCGGCATCGAGACGCGCTCGGGGTTGAGGAACCGCTCGAAGATCAGCCCGTGCGGGATCGGGTCCAGGTCGGTGATGCCCAGCGCGTACGCGACGAGCGAGCCGGCCGCCGAGCCGCGACCCGGTCCGACCGCGATGCCCTGGCTCTTGGCCCACTGGATGAAGTCGGCGACCACGAGGAAGTAGGACGGGAAGCCCATCTGGATGATGACGCCCAGCTCGTACTCCGCCTGGACGACGTGGCCCTCCGGGATGCCGTTCGGGAAGCGGCGCTTGAGCCCGGCGAACGTCTCCCGGCGGAACCAGGACTCCTCGGTCTCGCCCTCGGGGACCGGGAACCGCGGCATCAGGTTGTGGAAGGTGAACATCCCGGTCGGGTCGACCTTCTCCGCCACCAGCAGCGTGTTGCGGCAGCCCTCCAGCCAGGCGTCGGAGTTGTCGACCGCGCGCATCTCGTCGGCCGACTTGATGTAGTAGCCGCTGCCGTCGAACCGGAACCGGTTCGGGTCGGACACGTTCGCCGCCGTCTGCACGCAGAGCAGGACGTCGTGCGCCTCGGCCTGCGCTTCGTGGGTGTAGTGCGAGTCGTTCGTGACCACCGGCGGGATGCCCAGCTTCTGGCCGATCTCCAGCAGCTCCTTGCGCACCCGGTGCTCGATCGGGATGCCGTGGTCCATGATCTCCAGGAAGTAGTTGTCCTTCCCGAAGATGTCCTGGTATCTGGCCGCCGCCTTCAACGCCTCGTCGAACTGGCCGAGGCGCAGCCGGGTCTGCACCTCGCCCGACGGGCAGCCGGTGGTCGCCATCAGCCCGGACGCGTTCTCGGCGAGGATGTCGGCGTCCATCCGCGGCCACTTGACGAAGAAGCCCTCGGTGTACGACTTGCTGGTCAGCGTGAACAGGTTGTGCAGGCCGACCTTGTTCGCCGCCCAGATCGTCATGTGCGTGTAGCCGCCGCTGCCGGAGACGTCGTCGCTCTTCTGCTCCGGGCGGCCCCACCGGACGCGCTTCTTGTGGTGCCGGGACTCGGGCGCGACGTACGCCTCGATGCCGATGACCGGCTTGACCCCGGCCGCCATCGCCTGCTTGTAGAAGTCGTTCGCGCCGTGCATGTTGCCGTGGTCGGTCATCGCCACCGCCGGCATCTCCTGCCGGCTCACCTCGGCGAAGAGGTCCTTGAGCCGGGCCGCGCCGTCGAGCATCGAATACTCGGTGTGTACGTGCAGATGCGCGAACGAATCGCCCATGCGTGGCGCCCCCCGGGTTGTGGATCAAGCTGCGTCGGAGCCGACCGACCCACCCTACCGAGGTGATCTCACCGGCTCCACCGTCCGCGCCGAGGGTGGTCGGCGTCTCTGCGGAGGGTTGTGTGTGTGACGCACGATGCTGTGCTCTCTTGCAATGGTGTGTGGCACACACTATCGTGTGACGCATGGTCAGCGACGAGGTTCTCCGAACGCATCTCCAGGAGTTGCGGCGCGGCACGATCGTGGTCGCCAGCCTGGTCGCCCTGCGCCGCCCCGACTACGGCTACGCCCTGCTGCAACGGCTGGCCGCGCACGGCTTCGCGGTCGACGCCAACACGCTCTACCCGCTGCTGCGCCGCCTGGAGGACCAGGGGCTGCTGACAAGCGAGTGGAACACCGAGGAGAGCCGGCCGCGCAAGTTCTACCGCACCAGCGACGACGGCGAGACGGTGCTGAACCGCCTCCTTGACGACCTGACCGCGGTGCGGACGTCCGTCACCGAGCTGATCGAAGGAGTGGGGCGATGAGTTCCCTGACCGACCGCTACGTGGCGGCCACCCTGCGGACCGTGCCGGCGCAGCGCCGCGACGAGTTGGCCGAGGAGTTGCGCGCCGCCATCGCCGACATGATCGACGACCGGACCGCCGGCGGGCAGGACCACGCCTCCGCCGAACGCGAGGTGCTCACCGAAATGGGTCGCCCCGAGGTGCTCGCCGCCCGCTACAGCGACCGCACGCTCCAGCTCATCGGCCCGCGCTACTACCTGCTCTGGTGGCGGCTGCTGCGGCTGCTGCTCACCTACATCCCGGCGACCGTCGGCGTGATCGCCGGCGTCGTCAAGGCCACGGTCGGGGACGAGCCGGGCGCGGCCATCGGGACCGCGATCGAGGCCGCGTTGCAGGCCGCGGTGCAGATCGCGTTCTGGGTCACGCTCTCCTTCGCCGTGCTGGAGCGCGCCCAGACGCCGCTCGGCCTGCCCGAATGGACCGTCGACCAGCTCCCCGAGGAGACCCGCGACCGGCAGATCAGTCAGCCGGACAGCTGCGCCTCGATCGTCTTCCTGCTCTTCACCATCGCGGTCCTCGTCGGGCAGCACTTCCAGCGCTGGAGCACCGACGACGGCTCCCGGATGCCGGTGCTCGACCCGGCACTGTGGAGCTTCTGGCTCCCGGCCCTGATCGCGGTGCTGGTCGCCAACATCGGCCTGGAGGTCGCGAAGTGGCGGGCCCGGCGCTGGACCTGGCCGCTGGTGGCGGTCAACGTGCTGCTCAACCTGGCCTTCGCCGGGCCGGTCGTCTGGCTGCTGCTCACCGACCGGCTGCTCAACCCCGAGCTGATCGACCACTTCGCCTGGCTCCGCGACGGCGGCGCGG
The genomic region above belongs to Micromonospora sp. WMMD1128 and contains:
- a CDS encoding acyltransferase, which encodes MTQATDHRLAPVSAPDPAHPGPPVEPAVPAPAAETPAPRRPRLLVLDGLRLGAAVMVVAYHLVGDKLGAWQDPSAGAIFGPVHAVAKYGFLGVQLFFIISGFVICMSAWGRTVGDFFVSRVVRLYPAYWFAVLLATGVLLLVPREGRPEPRQVLGNLTMMQDFLGIGHLDLSYWTLTVEMIFYLLFAILVARGLSYRGVVAFCALWTIGSLVVPKFGNTWLIQVTAANHSSYFIAGVALYLIHRFGPNLLLWSIVGLSGLVALTRLPGLARAREVGYLPSAVIVVFFLALMAAVALGRFGWVRWSWVATAGALTYPLYLIHQTLGIALIQRAQDHLSPWLLIGAVFAGLLLAAWLIHRFVERPVARWMKPRLTAAVRQAREAR
- a CDS encoding permease prefix domain 1-containing protein; this encodes MSSLTDRYVAATLRTVPAQRRDELAEELRAAIADMIDDRTAGGQDHASAEREVLTEMGRPEVLAARYSDRTLQLIGPRYYLLWWRLLRLLLTYIPATVGVIAGVVKATVGDEPGAAIGTAIEAALQAAVQIAFWVTLSFAVLERAQTPLGLPEWTVDQLPEETRDRQISQPDSCASIVFLLFTIAVLVGQHFQRWSTDDGSRMPVLDPALWSFWLPALIAVLVANIGLEVAKWRARRWTWPLVAVNVLLNLAFAGPVVWLLLTDRLLNPELIDHFAWLRDGGADDIARVTAAVIVLIAIWDVAESAVKALRATR
- a CDS encoding PadR family transcriptional regulator codes for the protein MVSDEVLRTHLQELRRGTIVVASLVALRRPDYGYALLQRLAAHGFAVDANTLYPLLRRLEDQGLLTSEWNTEESRPRKFYRTSDDGETVLNRLLDDLTAVRTSVTELIEGVGR
- a CDS encoding transcriptional regulator; translation: MPAEAVEDARKRLTLAAEDLDDGRVAALIVEAADRWGVTPLWERVCAPLLGALPGRSAAEVAVEHAFAEGVRCGLDVLAREPGPARRAGRVLLAGAEQESHCLGLHALAAALRERGLDSVHLGPALPWTALASAVRRVRPRVVVVWAQSPLTGRSYRLVRLGRDTPGLRVLAAGPGWIEPFPPVPAAPRRLTTLTEATAACLQGGAPA
- a CDS encoding glycosyltransferase 87 family protein, translating into MIIQRIRRLATETPPDRPAPPQVTLPNWMLVPGLVALVGSVAAYAAFVRAHPLIKIDFRMYLGAAHAFLDGEPVYQLGYTSLNLPYTYPPVTLPFITPLTWLDPRTALYGWNALGLLAMLGALYLTTGMLGHRGVRGRLGLAAAALALLLWTEPLQRNLSLGQINIFVLLLVVADLSRPDRSRFKGIGVGAATAVKLLPGLFVVYLLLTRRIRAAVVASATFAGLTLLGVIIQPGGSYDYWLTGRAFDSSRVLMTLGPRYGGNQSLQGAVARVLDINEPNNIWWLISVVVVAVAALSLAVALQRQGEETMAMVVVGLTMLVVSPVSWSHYWLWIGPMVLVLVDVVRRAGGAARVLAGVVAVAAVLPYLMWPGRIRTGEVIPLGLIWKSGKLEGAAQALALDAYVGSTLVLFALAGLWLWHRRRAAERPASILPERVPA
- the dnaE gene encoding DNA polymerase III subunit alpha; translation: MGDSFAHLHVHTEYSMLDGAARLKDLFAEVSRQEMPAVAMTDHGNMHGANDFYKQAMAAGVKPVIGIEAYVAPESRHHKKRVRWGRPEQKSDDVSGSGGYTHMTIWAANKVGLHNLFTLTSKSYTEGFFVKWPRMDADILAENASGLMATTGCPSGEVQTRLRLGQFDEALKAAARYQDIFGKDNYFLEIMDHGIPIEHRVRKELLEIGQKLGIPPVVTNDSHYTHEAQAEAHDVLLCVQTAANVSDPNRFRFDGSGYYIKSADEMRAVDNSDAWLEGCRNTLLVAEKVDPTGMFTFHNLMPRFPVPEGETEESWFRRETFAGLKRRFPNGIPEGHVVQAEYELGVIIQMGFPSYFLVVADFIQWAKSQGIAVGPGRGSAAGSLVAYALGITDLDPIPHGLIFERFLNPERVSMPDVDIDFDERRRGEVIKYVTDKWGEDKVAQIATFGTIKAKAAIKDSARVLGFPYAVGDRITKAMPPAVMGKDIPLSGIFDPKHPRYAEAGEIRGLYDSDPDVKKVIETAKGIEGLIRQTGVHAAGVIMSAEPIIEHIPLMRRDADGVIITQFDYPTCESLGLLKMDFLGLRNLTIIDDAVKNIGLNHGTELDLLALPLDDKPAYDLLARGDTLGVFQLDGGPMRSLLRMMKPDNFEDISAVLALYRPGPMGVDSHTNYALRKNGLQEITPIHPALEEPLREILAPTYGLIVYQEQVQRAAQILAGYTLGQADLLRRAMGKKKKEILDKEFVPFRDGCRANGYPDDAIQAVWDVLVPFAGYAFNKAHSAAYGLVSYWTAYLKAHYPAEYMAALLTSVGDDKDKMALYLSECRRMRIQVLPPDVNTSAGPFTPVGKEIRFGLGAVRNVGANVVASIMRCRDEKGEYADFYDFLSKVDAVACNKKTIESLIKAGAFDSLGHPRKGLLAVHADAIDAYADVKRKEAVGQYDLFGAGFGDTDAGGSTTVMPVIGEGEWDKRDKLAFEREMLGLYVSDHPLFGLEHVLGAAADTTIAALSEEGTVPDGAVVTLAGILSGVQRRVTKQGRAWASATLEDLAGGVETLFFPNTYEVIGQYIAEDAIVVVKGRVDRRDDTPRIMAMDMSMPDVTSNPANKPVTLTIPVHRCTPPLVERLKETLVLHPGDTEVHVKLLNGGKTTTLRLGPFRVAATTALMGDLKSVLGPANVS
- a CDS encoding aminotransferase class V-fold PLP-dependent enzyme codes for the protein MELEQAQKLWQPEPGWLNTATYGLPPDPVWDAVQQVLAEWRTGGVSFEVWDTSVDRSRAAFARLVGVDAADVSIGATVSQMAAPIAAALPPGATVVVPEGEFTSILFPWLVQEERGVRVRTVPLAGLVDAIDAGTDVVAFSVVQSADGTVAAYDEIVAAARAHGALVVVDATQACGWLPFAADRADAVLVGAYKWLMAPRGSAFAYLAPALRERMRPDAAGWYAGQDPHASYYGTPMRLADDARRFDISPSWLCYAGAAPVLELLADLDLAEVRDHDVALANRFLTGLGRPPGDSAIVTVEVAGAQEKLARAGVRAAVRAGRVRASFHLYTTEADVDLALNALTG